The following proteins are encoded in a genomic region of Primulina huaijiensis isolate GDHJ02 chromosome 3, ASM1229523v2, whole genome shotgun sequence:
- the LOC140973872 gene encoding uncharacterized protein, with translation MDTSNSDASNSAPSSPSNGGGSSRALQFPSLRYLQSPVSSLLEYSGILRVRPEYAYSEAHPLITRDANTIPSVSNQSPRNSELINGDVGVDGGGNGVSNGEVSIRILGEQDRVRALNGGENDVNGVVGLGAEESVFGADEVNWNGNGGGSEDNNRETSSYPRYEIQQVARWVEQILPFSLLLLVVFIRQHLQGFFVTIYIYAVLVKSNDILRKQTALKGERKISVLVGYSIFFTLQIFGIYWWYRKDDIFYSLLMVPPKTIPPFWHAIFVTLVNDTMVREAAMVLKLILLMYYKNGKGHNFRRQGQMLTLVEYTLLLYRALLPAPVWYRFFLNKVYGSLFSSLITGLYLTFKLTSLIEKVRSFLTSIKALSKKEIHYGCHATSEQVNASGDLCAICQEKMHAPILLRCKHIFCEDCVSEWFERERTCPLCRALVRPADLRSYGDGSTSLLFQLF, from the exons ATGGACACATCAAATTCTGATGCTTCGAATTCGGCACCTTCGTCGCCAAGCAATGGAGGTGGGAGCTCAAGGGCCCTCCAGTTCCCTTCTCTCCGGTACTTACAGTCCCCTGTTTCGTCACTGCTTGAATACTCCGGTATCCTGAGGGTTCGGCCTGAATACGCGTATTCTGAAGCCCACCCCCTTATAACCCGGGATGCTAATACGATTCCCAGTGTCAGCAATCAAAGCCCTAGAAATTCGGAGTTGATTAACGGCGATGTTGGAGTTGACGGGGGTGGGAATGGCGTTAGTAATGGGGAGGTTTCGATTCGGATACTTGGAGAGCAAGATAGGGTTAGGGCTTTGAATGGTGGTGAAAATGATGTTAATGGGGTGGTGGGATTGGGTGCGGAGGAGTCTGTGTTTGGTGCTGATGAGGTAAACTGGAATGGGAATGGGGGAGGTAGTGAGGATAATAACAGAGAAACGTCATCATATCCGAGATATGAGATACAACAGGTGGCGAGGTGGGTTGAGCAGATTCTTCCGTTTTCTCTGCTTTTGTTGGTGGTTTTCATCCGGCAGCACTTGCAAG gattttttgtTACCATCTACATCTATGCTGTATTGGTCAAGTCTAATGACATTCTTCGGAAGCAAACAGCACTAAAG GGAGAAAGGAAAATATCCGTCCTTGTTGGCTATTCCATTTTCTTCACGCTTCAGATATTTGGAATCTATTGGTGGTATCGGAAGGATGACATTTTCTACTCATTACTCATGGTTCCTCCAAAGACAATCCCACCTTTCTGGCATGCAATTTTTGTTACACTTGTGAATG ATACGATGGTGCGTGAGGCAGCAATGGTCTTGAAGTTAATCCTGTTGATGTATTACAAGAATGGTAAAGGCCATAATTTTCGTAGACAG GGCCAAATGTTGACACTGGTTGAGTACACGTTGCTCCTGTACCGTGCATTATTACCAGCCCCTGTGTGGTATAGATTTTTCCTAAACAAAGTCTATGGGAGTCTGTTTTCATCACTAATAACAGGGTTGTATTTAACTTTTAAGCTAACTTCACTTATTGAGAAG GTCCGGTCATTCTTGACTTCAATAAAAGCTTTatcaaaaaaagaaattcattaTGGGTGTCATGCAACGTCAGAGCAG gTTAATGCATCTGGAGACCTGTGTGCTATATGCCAGGAGAAGATGCATGCCCCAATTTTGTTGCGCTGCAAGCATATCTTTTGTGAAGACTGTGTTTCTGAATG GTTTGAAAGAGAGAGGACTTGCCCCTTGTGCAGAGCACTGGTTAGACCTGCTGATCTTCGATCATATGGTGATGGATCAACGAGTCTTCTCTTCCAACTGTTCTAA
- the LOC140972273 gene encoding hydroxyacylglutathione hydrolase cytoplasmic-like isoform X3: protein MDHAGGNDKIKQLVPDIKIYGGSVDKPYKRSYKFLCHWQRGRGSCCLTGDTLLAVGSFLNALLSRCINHCVTLSSLPEPTQVYCGHEYSVKKLQFSCEELAVYFDSRTRKCEDLSKIKWAEQKRKEGLPTIPSSIEEELETNPFMCVDLPEVQAYFYVECGHERLGCAGESWGTRLQRITGEVDPQRRDKRRMQVCYNNNNAKFFIQL from the exons ATGGATCATGCTGGTGGCAACGACAAGATAAAGCAGTTGGTACCCGATATTAAGATATATGGTGGCTCTGTTGATAAG CCATACAAAAGGTCGTATAAGTTTCTCTGTCACTGGCAAAGAGGAAGAGGATCCTGCTGTCTCACTGGAGACACATTG CTGGCTGTGGGAAGTTTTTTGAACGCACTGCTGAGCAGATGTATCAATCACTGTGTTACCCTCAGCTCTTTGCCAGAGCCAACTCAAGTCTATTGTGGCCATGAG TATTCCGTGAAGAAATTGCAGTTTTCTTGTGAAGAACTTGCAGTTTACTTTGACAGTAGAACCAGAAAATGCGAAGATCTTTCAAAAATTAAGTGGGCTGAGCAGAAGAGAAAAGAGGGACTCCCGACCATCCCCTCAAGCATTGAAGAAGAACTCGAGACTAATCCCTTCATGTGTGTTGACCTACCCGAGGTTCAG GCATATTTTTATGTCGAGTGTGGACATGAGAGACTTGGTTGTGCAGGAGAAAGTTGGGGTACACGTCTGCAAAGGATAACTGGAGAGGTTGATCCACAAAGGCGCGACAAAAGACGTATGCAAGTTtgttacaataataataatgcaaaGTTCTTCATCCAACTTTAG
- the LOC140972273 gene encoding hydroxyacylglutathione hydrolase cytoplasmic-like isoform X1: MDHAGGNDKIKQLVPDIKIYGGSVDKVQGSTNKVEDGDKLSFGDNIVTSYSVPYKRSYKFLCHWQRGRGSCCLTGDTLLAVGSFLNALLSRCINHCVTLSSLPEPTQVYCGHEYSVKKLQFSCEELAVYFDSRTRKCEDLSKIKWAEQKRKEGLPTIPSSIEEELETNPFMCVDLPEVQAYFYVECGHERLGCAGESWGTRLQRITGEVDPQRRDKRRMQVCYNNNNAKFFIQL; this comes from the exons ATGGATCATGCTGGTGGCAACGACAAGATAAAGCAGTTGGTACCCGATATTAAGATATATGGTGGCTCTGTTGATAAGGTACAAGGATCTACTAACAAAGTTGAAGATGGCGATAAATTATCATTTGGGGATAATATTGTTACTTCATACTCCGTG CCATACAAAAGGTCGTATAAGTTTCTCTGTCACTGGCAAAGAGGAAGAGGATCCTGCTGTCTCACTGGAGACACATTG CTGGCTGTGGGAAGTTTTTTGAACGCACTGCTGAGCAGATGTATCAATCACTGTGTTACCCTCAGCTCTTTGCCAGAGCCAACTCAAGTCTATTGTGGCCATGAG TATTCCGTGAAGAAATTGCAGTTTTCTTGTGAAGAACTTGCAGTTTACTTTGACAGTAGAACCAGAAAATGCGAAGATCTTTCAAAAATTAAGTGGGCTGAGCAGAAGAGAAAAGAGGGACTCCCGACCATCCCCTCAAGCATTGAAGAAGAACTCGAGACTAATCCCTTCATGTGTGTTGACCTACCCGAGGTTCAG GCATATTTTTATGTCGAGTGTGGACATGAGAGACTTGGTTGTGCAGGAGAAAGTTGGGGTACACGTCTGCAAAGGATAACTGGAGAGGTTGATCCACAAAGGCGCGACAAAAGACGTATGCAAGTTtgttacaataataataatgcaaaGTTCTTCATCCAACTTTAG
- the LOC140972273 gene encoding hydroxyacylglutathione hydrolase cytoplasmic-like isoform X2, with translation MIYFHVTSYDGNLFLEVLRVSRLCPHVFMALIDHPYKRSYKFLCHWQRGRGSCCLTGDTLLAVGSFLNALLSRCINHCVTLSSLPEPTQVYCGHEYSVKKLQFSCEELAVYFDSRTRKCEDLSKIKWAEQKRKEGLPTIPSSIEEELETNPFMCVDLPEVQAYFYVECGHERLGCAGESWGTRLQRITGEVDPQRRDKRRMQVCYNNNNAKFFIQL, from the exons atgatttatttccATGTGACTTCTTACGATGGAAACTTGTTCCTGGAAGTGTTAAGAGTATCTCGATTGTGCCCTCATGTATTTATGGCTTTGATAGACCAT CCATACAAAAGGTCGTATAAGTTTCTCTGTCACTGGCAAAGAGGAAGAGGATCCTGCTGTCTCACTGGAGACACATTG CTGGCTGTGGGAAGTTTTTTGAACGCACTGCTGAGCAGATGTATCAATCACTGTGTTACCCTCAGCTCTTTGCCAGAGCCAACTCAAGTCTATTGTGGCCATGAG TATTCCGTGAAGAAATTGCAGTTTTCTTGTGAAGAACTTGCAGTTTACTTTGACAGTAGAACCAGAAAATGCGAAGATCTTTCAAAAATTAAGTGGGCTGAGCAGAAGAGAAAAGAGGGACTCCCGACCATCCCCTCAAGCATTGAAGAAGAACTCGAGACTAATCCCTTCATGTGTGTTGACCTACCCGAGGTTCAG GCATATTTTTATGTCGAGTGTGGACATGAGAGACTTGGTTGTGCAGGAGAAAGTTGGGGTACACGTCTGCAAAGGATAACTGGAGAGGTTGATCCACAAAGGCGCGACAAAAGACGTATGCAAGTTtgttacaataataataatgcaaaGTTCTTCATCCAACTTTAG
- the LOC140972273 gene encoding hydroxyacylglutathione hydrolase cytoplasmic-like isoform X4 produces MDHAGGNDKIKQLVPDIKIYGGSVDKVQGSTNKVEDGDKLSFGDNIVTSYSVPYKRSYKFLCHWQRGRGSCCLTGDTLLAVGSFLNALLSRCINHCVTLSSLPEPTQVYCGHEYSVKKLQFSCEELAVYFDSRTRKCEDLSKIKWAEQKRKEGLPTIPSSIEEELETNPFMCVDLPEVQEKVGVHVCKG; encoded by the exons ATGGATCATGCTGGTGGCAACGACAAGATAAAGCAGTTGGTACCCGATATTAAGATATATGGTGGCTCTGTTGATAAGGTACAAGGATCTACTAACAAAGTTGAAGATGGCGATAAATTATCATTTGGGGATAATATTGTTACTTCATACTCCGTG CCATACAAAAGGTCGTATAAGTTTCTCTGTCACTGGCAAAGAGGAAGAGGATCCTGCTGTCTCACTGGAGACACATTG CTGGCTGTGGGAAGTTTTTTGAACGCACTGCTGAGCAGATGTATCAATCACTGTGTTACCCTCAGCTCTTTGCCAGAGCCAACTCAAGTCTATTGTGGCCATGAG TATTCCGTGAAGAAATTGCAGTTTTCTTGTGAAGAACTTGCAGTTTACTTTGACAGTAGAACCAGAAAATGCGAAGATCTTTCAAAAATTAAGTGGGCTGAGCAGAAGAGAAAAGAGGGACTCCCGACCATCCCCTCAAGCATTGAAGAAGAACTCGAGACTAATCCCTTCATGTGTGTTGACCTACCCGAGGTTCAG GAGAAAGTTGGGGTACACGTCTGCAAAGGATAA